TTGACAATAGCCTTTCGAATTTGCTTAGTCTTCACACTGTAGATGATAGGGTTGAGTACAGGAGGGATGAGCAGGAAGACGTTGGCCATGATGGTGTGGACAAATGGAGGTGCTGAATGGCCGTAGCGATGGACAAGAGACAAGCTGATGAGAGGGATGTAGAAGATGGCAACAGCACTGACGTGAGATATGCAAGTGTTGAAGGCCTTCTGCCGCCCCTCTGAAGAAGCAATGCTGAGCACAGAGCGGATGATCAGGACATAGGAGAGCAAGATGCAAGGGCAGTCAAACCCTGTCGTAGAGAAGAGTGCAATCAGACCAAGGATGCTGTTGATTCTGTTGTCTGTGCATGAGAGTTGAATGAGGTCAACGTGGTAGCAGTAAGAATGTGAAAGGACCATAGACCTGCAGAAGGATAGCCTCTTGACAAAGAGCACAACTGGTAACATCACAGCAACATCCCTTATCAACATGCTCACCCCAATCTGGGCGATCCTGGCACTGGTGAGGATGGTGGTGTATCTCAGTGGGTCACAAATAGCCACAAAACGATCAAAGGCCATGGCCAGGAGAACCCCAGACTCCATGAAAGTAAATCCATGGAGAAAGAACATTTGGGCAATGCAGGCATTTAAGGTGAT
Above is a window of Equus quagga isolate Etosha38 unplaced genomic scaffold, UCLA_HA_Equagga_1.0 201314_RagTag, whole genome shotgun sequence DNA encoding:
- the LOC124233396 gene encoding olfactory receptor 51F2; protein product: MLVLNNTNAQPLTFLLTGIQGLKEALVWISIPLCLLYIIALSGNSMILFVILREQSLHEPMYYFLSMLSATDLSLSLCTLSTTLGVFWFEAREITLNACIAQMFFLHGFTFMESGVLLAMAFDRFVAICDPLRYTTILTSARIAQIGVSMLIRDVAVMLPVVLFVKRLSFCRSMVLSHSYCYHVDLIQLSCTDNRINSILGLIALFSTTGFDCPCILLSYVLIIRSVLSIASSEGRQKAFNTCISHVSAVAIFYIPLISLSLVHRYGHSAPPFVHTIMANVFLLIPPVLNPIIYSVKTKQIRKA